The genome window CGAGACCTCCTTACTTGATCCCCTGAAGAAATATATTGTGAAACCCATATGGGAAGAAGCCTCTGTCGGAATTAAGGAGGACTTAATATTTACTCCTTCAGAAACAGAGAAAATGATGAAAATACAGTCTTTATCTGATTCTCATTTTTTCATTGAAGAATTTATTGACGGCAGAGAGATCAATATTAGCATGCTTGCTGGATCCGACGGTCCGGAAATTCTGCCTCCCGCGGAAATCATCTTTTCTGACTATTTCAAAGACAAACCCAAAATAGTGGGTTATAAAGCCAAATGGGATGAGGACAGTGAAGAGTATAAACAAACCAACAGGAAATTTGGAACTCTTGAGGATGACCCCACCATAAAGGCCTCCCTGAATGAGATTTGTATGAAGTGTTGGAAAGTCTTTAATCTGCATGGCTATATCCGCATTGATGTAAGACTGGATAATGGGGGAGATCCCTATATTTTAGAGATTAATGGGAACCCCTGCATATCTCCGGACAGCGGTTTTATGGCCGCTGCTGATCGAGCCTGTTATTCAAGAGAAACTGTAGTGGAAAGAATCCTAAAGGACGCAAATTAACAAGTGATGAAATACAGAACAAGTTTGAAAAAATCTGATATCCCCTCTATGAAGGAAATCCTCGTATCAAGCGGATTTTTCTATGAGACAGAAGTTGAAATAGCTCTGGAACTGGCCCTAGAGAACCTTCAGAAGGGTGCAGAAAGAAGCGGATATTATTTTATTCTAGCAGAGGAATTAGAAAAGCCCTTAGGATTCG of Oceanispirochaeta crateris contains these proteins:
- a CDS encoding D-alanine--D-alanine ligase family protein, giving the protein MIKVVILHNQIENHSIDELDVLAQQDLVMKACINLGYETTTMTIGDDLKNDLIRVKSSAPDIVFNLTEATWGYGELIYMAPAVLNAFKISYTGVPLDALFITTNKVLAKELMLREGLPTAPFFKINETSLLDPLKKYIVKPIWEEASVGIKEDLIFTPSETEKMMKIQSLSDSHFFIEEFIDGREINISMLAGSDGPEILPPAEIIFSDYFKDKPKIVGYKAKWDEDSEEYKQTNRKFGTLEDDPTIKASLNEICMKCWKVFNLHGYIRIDVRLDNGGDPYILEINGNPCISPDSGFMAAADRACYSRETVVERILKDAN